In Carya illinoinensis cultivar Pawnee chromosome 9, C.illinoinensisPawnee_v1, whole genome shotgun sequence, the following are encoded in one genomic region:
- the LOC122275295 gene encoding NAC domain-containing protein 87-like isoform X1, with amino-acid sequence MEEVIVVNKGEDLIDLPPGFRFHPTDEEIITHYLTEKVVNSNFGASAIGEADLNKCEPWDLPKKAKMGEKEWYFFCQRDRKYPTGMRTNRATESGYWKATGKDKEVYRGKGCLVGMKKTLVFYRGRAPKGEKTNWVMHEYRLEGKSAYYNLPKAAKDEWVVCRVFHKNTGIKKASVTDALIRMNSFGDDLVDCSSLPPLMDIPSFSNTERHGDNNVEGTPSYFSMRENRLMQLKHLDQKIFQLPASNNYNPVTTYQASFNHPTINPVLYPQISAGPNPPFSFQANPNPGYLLQGKTTSIPRVTDTAYGYGIAGHGILRAIEANDNGKSGVERLCKVEQFSSNQSLVSLSQDTGLSTDINTEISSVVSKQDVGSNYRSYEVLEGPAVGPVADLECLWDY; translated from the exons ATGGAAGAGGTAATAGTGGTAAACAAAGGAGAGGACCTCATCGATTTGCCTCCGGGATTTCGATTTCACCCCACGGATGAGGAGATTATAACTCATTATCTTACAGAGAAGGTGGTGAATAGCAACTTCGGTGCAAGTGCTATCGGAGAAGCTGATCTGAATAAGTGCGAACCCTGGGATTTACCAA AAAAAGCGAagatgggagagaaagaatggTACTTCTTCTGCCAGAGAGATAGGAAGTATCCAACAGGCATGCGAACAAATCGAGCAACGGAATCTGGATATTGGAAGGCCACTGGAAAGGATAAAGAGGTATACAGAGGGAAAGGTTGCCTTGTTGGAATGAAGAAGACCCTTGTGTTCTATAGAGGGAGGGCTCCAAAAGGAGAGAAGACCAACTGGGTCATGCATGAGTACAGACTGGAAGGCAAATCGGCATACTACAACCTCCCCAAGGCTGCAAAG GATGAATGGGTTGTATGCAGAGTTTTCCACAAGAACACGGGGATAAAAAAGGCATCGGTAACAGATGCCCTCATAAGGATGAActcttttggagatgatctCGTGGATTGTTCTTCACTCCCGCCCCTCATGGATATTCCCTCATTTTCCAACACCGAAAGGCATGGTGACAACAACGTCGAGGGAACCCCCTCATACTTCTCAATGAGGGAGAACCGTCTTATGCAGCTAAAACACCTTGACCAGAAGATCTTCCAGCTACCAGCCTCCAATAATTACAACCCCGTCACTACTTACCAAGCTAGTTTCAATCACCCAACAATTAACCCCGTTTTATATCCACAAATTTCGGCGGGACCAAATCCTCCTTTCTCCTTTCAGGCAAATCCAAATCCTGGCTATTTGCTTCAAGGAAAGACTACTTCAATCCCAAGGGTCACTGACACGGCCTATGGCTATGGAATCGCTGGACATGGCATTTTAAGAGCAATCGAAGCCAACGATAATGGAAAATCTGGCGTAGAGAGGTTGTGCAAGGTGGAGCAATTCTCATCTAATCAGTCCTTGGTCAGCCTCTCACAGGACACGGGACTTAGCACTGACATTAACACCGAGATTTCATCTGTCGTCTCAAAGCAAGATGTAGGGAGCAATTATAGATCTTACGAAGTCCTCGAGGGTCCAGCAGTCGGCCCCGTTGCAGATTTGGAGTGCTTGTGGGATTACTGA
- the LOC122275295 gene encoding NAC domain-containing protein 46-like isoform X2, whose amino-acid sequence MGEKEWYFFCQRDRKYPTGMRTNRATESGYWKATGKDKEVYRGKGCLVGMKKTLVFYRGRAPKGEKTNWVMHEYRLEGKSAYYNLPKAAKDEWVVCRVFHKNTGIKKASVTDALIRMNSFGDDLVDCSSLPPLMDIPSFSNTERHGDNNVEGTPSYFSMRENRLMQLKHLDQKIFQLPASNNYNPVTTYQASFNHPTINPVLYPQISAGPNPPFSFQANPNPGYLLQGKTTSIPRVTDTAYGYGIAGHGILRAIEANDNGKSGVERLCKVEQFSSNQSLVSLSQDTGLSTDINTEISSVVSKQDVGSNYRSYEVLEGPAVGPVADLECLWDY is encoded by the exons atgggagagaaagaatggTACTTCTTCTGCCAGAGAGATAGGAAGTATCCAACAGGCATGCGAACAAATCGAGCAACGGAATCTGGATATTGGAAGGCCACTGGAAAGGATAAAGAGGTATACAGAGGGAAAGGTTGCCTTGTTGGAATGAAGAAGACCCTTGTGTTCTATAGAGGGAGGGCTCCAAAAGGAGAGAAGACCAACTGGGTCATGCATGAGTACAGACTGGAAGGCAAATCGGCATACTACAACCTCCCCAAGGCTGCAAAG GATGAATGGGTTGTATGCAGAGTTTTCCACAAGAACACGGGGATAAAAAAGGCATCGGTAACAGATGCCCTCATAAGGATGAActcttttggagatgatctCGTGGATTGTTCTTCACTCCCGCCCCTCATGGATATTCCCTCATTTTCCAACACCGAAAGGCATGGTGACAACAACGTCGAGGGAACCCCCTCATACTTCTCAATGAGGGAGAACCGTCTTATGCAGCTAAAACACCTTGACCAGAAGATCTTCCAGCTACCAGCCTCCAATAATTACAACCCCGTCACTACTTACCAAGCTAGTTTCAATCACCCAACAATTAACCCCGTTTTATATCCACAAATTTCGGCGGGACCAAATCCTCCTTTCTCCTTTCAGGCAAATCCAAATCCTGGCTATTTGCTTCAAGGAAAGACTACTTCAATCCCAAGGGTCACTGACACGGCCTATGGCTATGGAATCGCTGGACATGGCATTTTAAGAGCAATCGAAGCCAACGATAATGGAAAATCTGGCGTAGAGAGGTTGTGCAAGGTGGAGCAATTCTCATCTAATCAGTCCTTGGTCAGCCTCTCACAGGACACGGGACTTAGCACTGACATTAACACCGAGATTTCATCTGTCGTCTCAAAGCAAGATGTAGGGAGCAATTATAGATCTTACGAAGTCCTCGAGGGTCCAGCAGTCGGCCCCGTTGCAGATTTGGAGTGCTTGTGGGATTACTGA